From Juglans regia cultivar Chandler chromosome 8, Walnut 2.0, whole genome shotgun sequence, the proteins below share one genomic window:
- the LOC109020320 gene encoding blue-light photoreceptor PHR2-like encodes MDPNSQIHENPEMKSSEEQNPLAIVPSKDQTTSAPFATASLSFSLNTILPTPFSLQHKIYSLFSHQPSKVKVPTQASSLSHLSLTATTNSPSPSRLSFKSTVSANPLQNPLSLGPRRPFDPSNGAGLRRAAIVWFRNDLRVHDNECLNTANNESMSVLPVYCFDPRDYGKSSSGFDKTGPYRATFLIESVSDLRKNLQAKGSDLMVRIGKPETVLVELAKEVGADAVYAHREVSHDEVKAEGRIEAAMKEENVEVKYFWGSTLYHLDDLPFKLEDMPANYGGFREKVQGLEVRKTIEALDKVKGLPARGDVEPGDIPSLVDLGLNPSATMAQDGKPAANASMVGGETEALQRLNKFAVECQAQPHKGKSDGSSDSIYGANFSCKISPWLAMGCLSPRSMFDELKKTATRTISASSNRNDGGSPDTGNNWLMFELLWRDFFRFITKKYSSKQLEAAPVTACTGALA; translated from the exons ATGGATCCCAACAGCCAAATCCATGAAAATCCAGAAATGAAATCCTCTGAAGAACAAAACCCACTGGCCATTGTACCCTCCAAAGACCAGACCACTTCAGCCCCATTTGCCACTGCGTCACTATCTTTTtctctcaatacaatcctccccaCACCGTTCTCTCTTCAACACAAAATTTACTCATTGTTTTCCCACCAACCAAGCAAGGTCAAGGTTCCTACCCAAGCCTCCTCCCTTTCCCACCTCTctctcaccgccaccaccaactctccctctccttccagACTCTCATTCAAGTCCACAGTCTCGGCCAATCCTCTCcaaaaccctctctctcttggTCCTCGCCGCCCCTTTGACCCTTCCAATGGGGCTGGACTTCGACGAGCTGCCATCGTTTGGTTCCGCAATGATCTTCGCGTCCACGACAACGAATGCCTCAACACCGCGAACAACGAGTCCATGTCGGTCTTACCCGTATACTGCTTCGACCCGAGAGATTACGGAAAATCCTCTTCTGGGTTCGACAAGACCGGGCCGTATCGCGCCACATTTTTGATCGAATCGGTCTCTGACCTCAGGAAGAATCTCCAGGCAAAAGGTTCGGATCTGATGGTGAGGATTGGAAAGCCGGAGACAGTTTTGGTCGAGTTGGCCAAGGAGGTAGGTGCTGACGCGGTGTATGCGCATAGAGAGGTTTCGCATGATGAGGTTAAGGCGGAGGGGAGGATTGAGGCTGCGATGAAGGAGGAGAATGTGGAGGTTAAGTACTTCTGGGGGAGTACTTTATACCACCTTGACGATTTGCCGTTTAAGCTGGAGGATATGCCAGCTAATTACGGTGGTTTTAGAGAGAAAGTGCAGGGACTGGAGGTGAGAAAAACGATTGAGGCATTGGATAAAGTAAAGGGGCTGCCGGCTCGGGGTGATGTAGAGCCTGGGGATATTCCATCATTGGTGGATTTGGGGCTTAACCCATCTGCGACAATGGCTCAG GATGGAAAGCCGGCTGCCAATGCTTCTATGGTGGGAGGTGAGACTGAAGCACTTCAGAGGCTTAACAAATTTGCTGTTGAATGCCAAGCACAACCACACAAAGGGAAAAGTGATGGCAGCAGCGACAGCATATATGGTGCAAACTTCTCCTGCAAAATTTCTCCATGGCTAGCCATGGGATGCCTCTCTCCCCGCTCAATGTTTGATGAGCTGAAGAAAACAGCTACCAG AACTATTTCTGCTTCCTCAAACCGGAATGATGGTGGCTCACCTGATACTGGAAACAACTGGTTGATGTTTGAGTTGTTGTGGAGGGATTTCTTCAG ATTCATTACCAAGAAATACAGTTCAAAACAACTTGAAGCTGCTCCAGTCACAGCTTGTACGGGTGCCTTAGCTtaa